A window of Mytilus edulis chromosome 10, xbMytEdul2.2, whole genome shotgun sequence contains these coding sequences:
- the LOC139492839 gene encoding uncharacterized protein, with the protein MGTRQNKTNDNPMTEFRCFYCTNVRSRDFAELVDHCIIRHDSEELKLKVATRVSSSTTNVQTKNFKIIPAEIKKDNKFIIPQCESYTLNICNISSELLSPVKKKCGTESEQNDTESISLTQKLSSVSIKDNSHILVNSSNDSANDHESMATSSEMSTRHTQTEDSAVINLNETNTNDQVLLKEILQLVPTVLENLKSCNKQDMYVKFHTLINENKLPMNNIAFLLFSDVVEWFSKSNTHAMRYSQDVKQFWKVGHELFKGKFLRFMAGWKNQGQEAKGDTKPEESVINFAVPDRKYLDSTELSHKLKNIQPGILDEMIELIYDDSCCLSKTFKLCVDGKKINHGAQNQVYGDVNLWGYEGPPTLQDCKDKLSIDKKLVEDFIEILNKIEKRDIYDLYHTPEHLKNDISRVAKQMICNLSQRLRKLRTVKQSKVIALEKLKVTCINDAMKAKYSYALSAIKTFIFKLDLCISRLLRVIDSVGHATSVCNGVQTFYNKGDACDLSIQQNYVCLTGLKVEGDIQNLNTSLIKQRSDEWHSIRKTAKVTGSTAHQALGLSGLKKLQEHFEYVFHQKDRPDFSEDAQKRMKYGTDNEINAIGTLVSKILPIFYPNFSFVEEGCEVVCDKDETFLIVSPDGSARYFNSENNKPSDAVALAIEIKCPYPNKLYTTPVYYKMPWYYVIQVLSEMYVLNASSLLFLCYSTDSTTVCVANFDEELWNEILAKLKTIYGTEKPVMPKKLPDELKTIKEKIKTYCDNKVQFLAEIPSCQVNRECKHEHSSVESEKIGRNCHTSCLDSVKPHTKHDVTTLQMTTIEINSCLDQAYSLERHLASEVLIFLISDLDRIHEREKQHSTPVGFSMKGYSLTSSVMRKMIDDTLQRCYLNGLYTPVVSFDGQWSQLAVRSSNGHPLTILQLQKDVFRESKKMSKSEIVRSIKNTNIVKAKSLNELIEQTLVEQKFRKNEEHNNFYSLIVSQNNRQDSRLYKTSPNVLKFLRSKISLNEESTEVEEEEATSKTVLDALPPQIAETVDENMISEIDSVCTNSKLDTCTHISLDMTDSLNDIFEDNLSEKITESMEVDVSDPIDTSATSTELNDSPMSFLTASDFERMLSAIVLDKKVSAIKWQSLKVEDFANYFELHDGIGKKFTRHELQICVRTISQKLKTESIQFTLSWPKAKLIELLFKCVSSPLSLKKKLLGKKKEKKMLSLKKMCIIEIDKFPKHILNIIYAEHNFPGRFTDWQQHSPFAKKTLISGIEQAVTWYSMPEYIPERYMYQFNLLDCHHLFVNARVKCCSTGIDACGIKKEAWIKVAKNSNVNGCGLSLALVEDLVDKQSNGFAQKTFSEDVEKALHSNGDFNEALFCRLIREWYAAEDDPGIDVIDRIKRRLRFRDWLLKDINFMQFPPPGLHVKGIPHIMFEGLLTNIERRIQIIPFVKSGSYNSRALGSLEAENFFGAFQDLDPKGSGIIRPDDVPAAIRTACDLIGTRLDPNRKFAMHTSRAKVYPVHELEKQQITSLNIPYITPTYVESIVPRNHTFDSPERAKRSYGKRKRGEISDPSMSSRGARPIRQHHRCDESKILPHVRMGLDITENEITT; encoded by the exons gaTAATCCAATGACAGAGTTTCGGTGTTTTTATTGTACAAATGTACGGTCAAGAGATTTTGCAGAACTGGTAGATCATTGCATAATTCGTCATGATTCAGAAGAATTAAAGTTGAAAGTGGCAACACGCGTTTCATCATCTACTACAAATGTCCAAACTAAAAACTTCAAGATAATACCTGCTGAAATTAAGAAGGACAATAAATTCATAATTCCCCAATGTGAATCATACACACTTAATATATGTAACATTTCTTCGGAACTGTTGTCACCTGTAAAGAAGAAATGTGGAACAGAATCTGAACAGAATGATACTGAAAGCATATCATTAACACAAAAACTTAGTTCTGTTTCAATTAAAGATAACAGCCATATTCTCGTAAATAGCAGTAACGATTCCGCCAATGATCATGAAAGTATGGCTACGAGTTCGGAAATGTCAACAAGGCATACACAGACTGAAGATTCGGCTGTCATAAATCTAAATGAGACAAACACAAATGATCAAGTGTTATTAAAAGAAATTTTACAGTTAGTTCCTACAGTActtgaaaatttgaaaagttgCAATAAACAAGATATGTATGTGAAGTTCCATACATTGATAAACGAGAACAAGCTTCCTATGAATAACATTGCTTTCCTGCTTTTCTCAGACGTCGTTGAATGGTTCTCAAAAAGTAACACACATGCAATGAGATATTCACAAGATGTTAAACAGTTCTGGAAAGTTGGACATGAACTTTTTAAAGGAAAATTTCTCCGTTTTATGGCAGGATGGAAAAACCAAGGTCAGGAAGCCAAAGGTGATACAAAGCCAGAAGAATCGGTTATCAACTTCGCAGTTCCAGATAGAAAATATCTAGACAGCACCGAGTTATCACATAAACTAAAAAACATACAGCCTGGAATATTGGACGAAATGATCGAGTTGATTTATGATGATAGCTGCTGTCTTTCTAAGACATTTAAACTATGCGTAGATGGAAAGAAAATAAACCATGGCGCACAAAATCAAGTATACGGCGATGTTAATCTTTGGGGATACGAAGGTCCACCAACTCTTCAGGATTGTAAAGACAAACTCAGCATAGACAAGAAGCTTGTAGAAGACTTCATTGAAATATTAAACAAGATTGAAAAAAGAGATATTTATGATTTGTATCATACACCAGAACACCTGAAAAATGATATTTCAAGAGTAGCAAAACAAATGATCTGTAATTTAAGTCAAAGACTGCGAAAATTGCGAACAGTGAAACAGTCGAAGGTAATTGCTCTAGAAAAGCTGAAGGTTACGTGTATCAATGATGCTATGAAAGCAAAATATTCCTATGCTCTAAGTGcaataaaaactttcatatttaagctagacTTATGCATAAGTAGACTATTGAGAGTAATTGATTCGGTAGGCCACGCAACTTCCGTCTGTAATGGTGTTCAAACATTTTATAACAAAGGAGACGCTTGTGATTTATCAATTCAGCAGAATTACGTCTGTTTGACTGGCTTGAAAGTCGAAGGGGATATCCAAAACTTAAACACGTCACTCATTAAACAAAGATCAGATGAATGGCATTCTATTAGGAAAACCGCTAAAGTAACCGGAAGTACCGCTCACCAAGCACTAGGATTGTCAGGACTTAAGAAATTACAAGAACATTTTGAATACGTCTTTCATCAAAAAGACCGACCAGATTTTTCGGAGGATGCCCAAAAGAGAATGAAATATGGAACCGACAATGAAATTAATGCCATAGGAACTCTTGTTTCTAAGATATTGCCAATCTTTTATCCGAACTTCTCATTTGTGGAGGAGGGTTGTGAGGTAGTATGTGACAAAGATGAAACATTTCTCATTGTCAGTCCAGATGGTAGTGCTAGATACTTTAATTCAGAAAACAACAAGCCATCTGATGCAGTTGCTCTTGCTATAGAAATCAAGTGTCCCTATCCAAATAAACTGTATACAACTCCAGTTTATTACAAGATGCCTTGGTATTACGTGATACAGGTTTTATCTGAAATGTATGTATTGAATGCAAGTAGCTTGCTATTCCTATGCTACAGTACCGATAGTACAACCGTCTGTGTTGCAAACTTTGACGAAGAGCTGTGGAATGAAATACTGGCAAAACTAAAAACAATATACGGTACTGAGAAGCCAGTAATGCCAAAAAAACTACCAGATGAACTAaagacaataaaagaaaaaatcaaaacctaCTGTGACAATAAAGTACAGTTTCTGGCTGAAATCCCATCTTGTCAAGTAAATAGAGAATGTAAACACGAACATTCATCAGTGGAAAGTGAGAAGATAGGTCGGAATTGTCATACAAGTTGTTTAGATTCAGTAAAACCTCATACCAAACATGATGTTACAACTTTACAGATGACAACGATTGAAATCAACAGTTGTTTAGACCAAGCGTACTCGCTTGAAAGGCACCTTGCTAGCGAAGTACTTatatttcttatttcagatttagATCGAATTCACGAGAGAGAGAAGCAACACTCAACCCCGGTCGGTTTCAGCATGAAGGGTTACAGTTTAACCTCATCTGTAATGCGAAAGATGATCGATGATACTTTGCAAAGATGTTACCTTAATGGCTTATATACACCTGTTGTCTCGTTTGATGGACAGTGGTCCCAGTTGGCAGTTAGATCGAGTAATGGACACCCACTCACCATTCTTCAGTTACAGAAAGACGTTTTTAGAGAATCGAAAAAAATGAGTAAATCAGAAATTGTTCGCAGCATAAAAAACACTAACATAGTCAAAGCCAAATCTTTAAATGAACTGATAGAACAGACCTTAGTTGAACAAAAATTCCGAAAGAACGAGGAACATAATAATTTTTATTCTCTCATAGTTTCACAGAACAACCGACAAGACTCAAGGTTATACAAAACATCTCCAAACGTTTTGAAATTTCTTAGATCGAAAATCTCATTAAATGAAGAATCAACTGAAGTAGAAGAGGAAGAAGCTACTTCTAAAACTGTACTAGATGCGCTGCCACCACAGATTGCGGAAACAGTTGATGAAAACATGATATCTGAAATAGACAGTGTTTGTACAAATTCAAAACTAGACACTTGTACTCACATTTCATTAGATATGACAGACTCgttaaatgatatatttgaagataatttatcagaaaaaataacaGAATCAATGGAAGTTGATGTTTCTGATCCGATAGATACGTCTGCTACATCTACAGAGCTGAACGACAGTCCTATGAGTTTTCTAACAGCTTCTGACTTTGAAAGAATGTTGTCAGCTATAGTCTTAGATAAAAAAGTGAGTGCTATAAAGTGGCAAAGTTTGAAGGTTGAAGACTTTGCAAACTATTTTGAATTGCACGATGGAATAGGCAAGAAATTCACGAGGCATGAGTTACAAATTTGTGTGAGAACCATATCACAAAAACTGAAGACTGAAAGTATCCAATTTACCTTGTCATGGCCGAAAGCTAAATTGATAGAATTGCTTTTTAAATGTGTTTCTTCTCCATTGTCTCTCAAAAAAAAGTTGTTaggaaagaaaaaagaaaaaaagatgctTTCACTAAAGAAGATGTGTATAATAGAAATCGACAAATTTCCAAAGCATATTCTAAACATTATTTATGCCGAACATAATTTTCCTGGTAGATTTACTGACTGGCAACAACACTCTCCATTTGCCAAGAAAACTCTTATTTCAGGAATTGAACAAGCCGTGACATGGTATTCAATGCCTGAATACATTCCAGAACGATACATGTATCAGTTCAATCTTCTTGACTGTCATCACTTGTTTGTGAATGCGAGAGTGAAGTGCTGTAGTACTGGAATAGACGCGTGTGGGATAAAAAAAGAAGCTTGGATCAAAGTTGCGAAAAATAGCAATGTCAATGGTTGTGGCCTTAGCCTAGCATTAGTCGAGGATTTAGTTGACAAACAGAGCAATGGATTCGCACAAAAAACTTTTTCTGAAGACGTAGAAAAAGCTTTGCATTCAAATGGGGATTTTAATGAAGCCCTTTTCTGTCGGCTGATAAGAGAGTGGTATGCGGCTGAAGATGACCCAGGAATTGATGTTATAGATAGAATTAAACGCAGACTCCGCTTTAGAGATTGGCTTTTGAAGGACATTAACTTCATGCAGTTTCCACCCCCTGGATTGCATGTGAAAGGAATACCACATATAATGTTTGAGGGTTTATTAACAAATATAGAACGCCGAATTCAGATCATTCCATTTGTTAAGTCGGGAAGTTATAACTCACGAGCATTGGGTAGTTTAGAAGCTGAGAACTTTTTTGGGGCGTTCCAAGACTTAGACCCTAAAGGTAGTGGTATTATTAGACCAGATGATGTACCAGCAGCAATAAGAACAGCATGTGACCTGATTGGTACAAGACTTGATCCCAATAG gAAATTTGCCATGCACACCAGTCGAGCCAAGGTTTACCCTGTACATGAGTTAGAAAAGCAGCAAATCACAAGTTTGAATATACCTTACATAACACCAACATACGTAGAATCAATCGTTCCAAG AAATCACACATTTGATTCACCGGAAAGGGCAAAAAGATCCTATGGAAAGCGGAAAAGGGGAGAAATAAGTGACCCGTCCATGTCAAGTAGAGGTGCAAGACCAATAAGACAGCATCATCGTTGTGATGAGTCCAAAATATTACCTCATGTAAGAATGGGATTGGACATAACTGAAAATGAAATCACAACTTGA